The genomic DNA GTGTGCACGCCATTCACCGCGGCATCCGGACGGTGCTCGACGACTATCCCGAGGCCGCCACCGTCGGCGAGGTCTGGGTGTTCGACAACGAGGATTTCGCGAAGTACCTCCGCCCCGACGAGCTGCACCTGGGCTTCAATTTCCGTTTGGTGCGAGCCGATTTCACCGCGCCCGCCGTTCGCGAGGCGATCGAGAATTCCCTGGCGGCGGCCGCACTGGCCGATTCACCACCCACCTGGACGTTGTCCAACCATGACGTCGAACGCGAGGTCAGTCGTTACGGCGATGGCGCACAGGGACTTTCACGCGCCCGGGCGATGGCGCTGGTGATGCTGGCACTGCCGGGGGCGGTGTTCGTCTACAACGGCGAGGAACTCGGACTGCCCAACGTCGAGCTGCCCGACGACGTCCTGCAGGACCCCGTCTGGGAGCGGTCCGGCCACACCGAACGGGGCCGCGACGGCTGCCGGGTGCCACTGCCCTGGTCCGGCGACGCCGCGCCGTACGGGTTCTCGTCGACCGCGCAGACCTGGCTTCCCATGCCCGGCGGCTGGGGGCCGTTGACCGTCGCCGCACAGTCCGCGGACCCGGAGTCGACCCTGTCGCTATTCCGGCACGCCATCGAATTACGCCGGGGCCGAACCGTTTTGGGCCGTTCGGTGCAGTGGCTACCGACCGCGCCAGGGCTGCTGGCATTCCAGTGCGAGGACGGGCTCGTCTGCCTGCTCAACGCGAGCAGTACGACGGTCGATGTACCCGCCGGCCGGGTGGTGCTCGCCAGTGGGCCACTGCCCGACAGGCGAATGCCACCCGACACGGCCCTCTGGCTGACTTACGATTAACCCATGCCCGTGGATGCCACCCGTGTCGCGGTGCGGATGTCCGCACCCACGGGTGACGCGCGGGCCGACCGCTGGCGGGCGCACCGCGCGACGGTCAAGGCCGACCTGATCGAGGCGACGCTGCGGGCGATCGACGAATACGGGCCCGACCTGTCGATCGACGACGTCGTGAAGACCGCCGGCGTGCCGCGGCCGAAGTTGTATCGGTTCTTCACCGACAAGGAGACCCTGTTCGCCGCGGTCGGTGAGCGCATGCAGGAGCTGATCGTGCAGCGCGTCATGCCGTGCTTCCACGTCACGGCGACGGCGCTGGAGCTCGTGAGTTCTGCGCTCACCGGCTACGTCGAGCTGGTGGCCGAGCGGCCCAATCTCTTCCGGTTCGTCGTCGGTTCGCACTTCAGCGACGACCATTCCCGGACCAAGCTGCTCGACAACGGTCGTAACCTTTCCACCGCGATGACCGAAGTCCTCGCGGCCATGGTGCGCGCCCACGGCGGCGACGCCGATCACCTCGAATACACGGCGGACGCGATCCTCGGCGCCGTGGCGCTCGGCGTCCTGCGCTGGCTCAATGAGCCGACGATCGACAAAGACGAACTCATCGCACAGTTGACCCCGGCGATCTGGGGCGCGGTGTCGGCGGCGGCCGCCGCCCGCGGCGTCGTCATCGCGCCCGATGAGCAGATGGCGTTGTTCGGCACCGCCGACTGAACCGTCGGTCCTTCTGAACCGCACCGGCCGCTCAAAAAACGTCATTATCCAAAACCCTTGCGCAATGGCGCATGCCGTCGTAACTTCGAACTACTAGAACTCGCGGTACTAGTTACTGAATGTTCGAGGAAAGGCGGGCGGCATGGCCGTACGCAGTGAGCAATACACGTCAGCGCGGACCTCCCGGGCGGTCTACCCCCGGACCCGGCGAATCCGCTTCCGCTTCAACGAAGAAGCCGGCCGAAAGTACTTCGTCGCCGGCGACATGGTGTTCAGCCACTTCGTCGCCGGTCTGTCGGGGGCATTCCCGCCCGGCGAAGAAGGCTTCATCCGATCGGTCCGCCGATTCGCCGACCGGATCACCGATCCCGAACTCAAGAAACGGGTCGCCGGCTTCATCGGCCAGGAGTCGATGCACGGACAGGAACATCGGCACCTCAACGAGAAGCTGATCGCGATGGGCTACCCCATCGCGTGGTGGGACTCAGAATCCTTTAAAGACAAGCGGATTCGGTTCGAAGACCGGTTACCCCCTCATGTGCATCTGGCGCTGACGGCCGCCGCCGAGCACTACACCGCGGTGCTGGCCGAGCGAGTGCTGTCGAGCGACGAACTGCAATCGATCCCGGCCGATCCCGAGGTGTGGCATCTGCTGAATTGGCATGCGCTGGAAGAACTCGAGCACAAGTCCGTCGCCTTCGACGTGTACCGCGCCGTCGGTGGTACCGAGCGCACCCGCATCGCCGTCATGGTGGCAGCGTGCGCTCTGCTTCTGCCGGTGACTCTTGTTTCCCTCGCCGTCTCGGTCGGGTCCGATCCGGTGGCGCGGCGCCGGCCCGTCCACCTGGCCCGCGAGACGTACGACCTGTTCACCGGGCCGATATTCAAGGGCCTGTTACCCGATCTCGCGGTGTACCTGCGCCCCGGATTCCATCCGGACGACGTCGACACCAACGCGCTGGCCCAGCAGTGGCGCGACACCCTCTTCGGCGCCGACGGCATCCTCGTCGACCATCTCAGATAGCCGGCACGACGTAAGGAATCGATCATGAGCACTGACCCCATCACCGCGCATACCGCCGCTCTGCCCAAGGTCCGGCGGATGCGGTTCCAGTTCGGGGAACCCGAACCGCTGCACCGGCATTTCGTCGAGGGCGACATCGTGTTCAGCCACCTGGTGGCGGTGTTGTCCGGTTCCTTCCCGCCCGGCGAGGAGTCGTTCATCCGGTCCGTTCGCCGCTTCTCCGACCAGATCACCGACCCGGTACTCAAGAAGCGCGTCGCGGGGTTCATCGGCCAGGAGTCCGTGCACGGCCAGGAACACCGCAAGTTGAACACGCAGCTCGCCGACATGGGCTATCCCCTCGTGCGGTTCCTGCTGTTCGCCCCGACCAGCGTGCGCCAGAAGGTGGTGCTCCGCATCGAGAAACTGATCCCCGCGAAGGTGCATCTGGCGATGACCGCCGCCGCGGAGCACTACACCGCGGTGCTCGGTGCGCGGGTGCTGTCCGACGACGAAATCCAGTCGATCCCAGGCGATCCCGAGGTGTGGCGCCTGCTGAACTGGCATGCCATGGAGGAGCTGGAGCACAAATCCGTCGCCTTCGACGTCTACCGGTCGGTGGGCGGTTCCGAGCGCACCCGTATCGCGGTCATGTGGTTCATGTACTTCCTGACCATCCCCGTCGTCACCGCCGCGGTGGCGTTGTCGATTCTGCTGGACCCGACGGTATGGCCGCGACCCATCACGGTGCTCCGCCAAACCTACGGGGTGTTCCGCGGTCCTCTGCTGCGCGGCTTCCTCGGCGAGATCGCCGAGTACCTGCGCCCGGGTTTCCACCCCGACGACGTGCCGACCGAGGAACTCCTCGCCCGCTGGCAACACGACTTGTTCGGCGCCGGCGGCGAACTCGTCGGCTACGTCCGGTAGCGGGGCACCGACATGACCGCGAGTCCCAGAGCCGTGCCGGCACCGACGGCGGAACGACAGGCACCGGATCATGAGGTGGTGATCGTCGGCGCCGGATTCGGTGGCATCGGTGCCGGTATCGCCCTCCAGCGCAGGGGCATTCACGACTTCGTCGTCCTCGACAAATGGGACCACGTCGGCGGCACCTGGCACGCCAACACCTATCCGGGTGTGGCAGTGGACATCCCCTCGGTCATCTACAGCTTCTCCTACGAGCAGCGCGGCGGGTGGTCGCGGGTCTTCGCGCCCGGCAACGAGTTGCGGGACTACGCCGACGACATGGTGGACAAATACGGCCTGCGCGACAAGCTGCGGCTGAACACGACCGTGACCGGAGCGACGTTCGACGAGCGGAACAGCATGTGGCGCTTGATGATCGACGGCGGCACCGAGATCACCGGCCGCCATGTCGTGATGGCGGTCGGCGGGCTTGAGCGGCCCAAGCTGCCCGACATTCCCGGTCTGCAGGATTTCGGCGGCGCACTCATGCACACCGCGCTGTGGGATCACGACGTCGAGCTGGCCGGCAAGCGGGTGGCGGTCATCGGCACGGGCGCGACGTCGCTGCAGCTGGTGCCGGCGATCGTCGACGAGGTGGCGCACCTCACCGTCTTTCAGCGCACGCCGATCTGGGTATTTCCCAAGCCGGACAGCATGATTCACGGTGTAGCCCGTGCGGTGCTGGAGATCGGCCAGGTGCGGTCGGCGCTGCGCGCCGTTGGGACCGTCGCGACCGAGATCGGGATGGGTGGCGTGCTCACCGGGCCGAGCTGGCTGGTCGAGGCCACCCGCAAGCTCGCCGAGGCACCGGTGCGGGCGTGGATGCGCAGCCAGATCACCGACCCGGCAATCAGGGACAAACTGACTCCGCGCTACGGCCTGGGGTGCAAGCGCCCGTCGATGTCCAACGACTATCTGAAGACGTTCAACCGCAGTGACGTCAGCCTGGTGACCGACTCCATCGAGCACATCACCGAGACCGGTGCGGTGACGGCCGATGGCGTCGAGCACGAGGTCGATGTCCTCATCTGCGCAACCGGATTCAAGCTGTGGGAACGGGATTCGGTGCCGCCGTTCCCCGTCGTCGGCCGCGACGGGCTCGATGCCGCGGAGTTCTGGGCGGTCAACCGCTTCCAGGCCTATCAGGGCGTGTCGGTACCCGGGTTCCCGAACATGTTCATGATCACGGGCCCGTACGGATTCGTGCTGGGGTCGTATCTGTGGATGATCGAGGCCACGGCAGCACATCTGAGTCGCGCGATCGCCGAGGCCAAGCGCCGCGGCGCCCGGGAGGTCGAGATCCGCCGCGAGGTGCACGACGCCTATTTCCAGCACTGCCTGGCGCGCCAGCAGCGCAACGTGCTATTTACGCCGACCTGCGCCGGGTCCAACACGTATTACATCGATTACCACGGCGATTCGCCGTTCCGGCCGACGACGCATGGCGAGATGTACTGGCAGAACCGCCATTACGACCTCGACGTCTATCGGTACGGGGCCGGCAGCGCCGACGTCCACCACGTGGTAGCCACCTCGAAGGAAGCCGGATGAAAGTCAACAACCTGGACCCACAACTCGTGGTCGTCACCGGCGGCGGCAGCGGCATCGGGCGCGCCACCGCGATCCGCTTCGCCAGACGCGTTGCGCACGTGGTGGTCTCCGACATCGACCTCGACTCGGCAGACGCGACCGCCGCCATGATCAAGGGCGCCGGCCGCCGCGCGTCGGCCGCCCGGTTGGACGTCACCGACCCGGACGCCTGGGAGTCCTTCGCCCGTGAAGTGCGTGCCGACCATGGCGTGCCCGACGTCGTCGTCAACAACGCCGGCATCCTCGTCAGCGGTCCGTTCCTCGAACTCTCGGCGGCGGATTGGGACAAGCAGCTCAGCGTCAACCTGATGGGTGTGGTGCACGGCTGCCGGGTGTTCGGTGCGCAGATGGCAGAGCGCGGCCGGGGTGGTCACATCGTCAACATCGCCTCGGCGGCGGCCTTCACGCCGACACCGGTCATGGCGCCTTATTCGGTGTCCAAGGCGGGGGTCAAGATGCTCAGTGAATGCCTGCGCCTGGAACTCAAGCCGTACGGCATCGGGGTCAGCGCCATCTGCCCCGGCGTGATCAACACCAACATCGGCGACCGGGCGGTGACCGTCGGCGTCGATCCCGCGCTCGTCGCGCAGGCTCAGCGCCTCACCAGGCAGCTGCAGGAGTTCGCCGAGATGCTGCCGTTCGCGCCGATGAGCCCCGACCTCGTGGCGCGGGCCGTCGTGCGCGCCGTTAGCTACGACCTCGCGGTGGTACCGGTGCGGGCCGAGGCCTGGCTCGGTTACGTGATGCACCGCCTCGCTCCCGGTATCAATCGCCGTATGACACAGCCCTTCTCGTTCGATCTGGTCGAGAAGCTCGCTGGGCCGCTGCTCGATCGGGTGACGCCGGCGGCCAGCACGAACGCGGAGTCAATGGCCCACATCTGACGGACCCCTAGTCGGCCGGCCCGCCCAAGACGAGGCCCACCATGCTCTTGACGAGCGTGGTGACCCGCTTGGGCGGCGCCTCACCCGCCAAGAGGTGTCGCCGCACCGCGGCCAGCGGCAGGTCCAGGAGGGCGAAGGCGATCTGATCGTCGGGCCGCCCGGTCTGCTTCGCGAGGCTCCGGACCGCACTCTCGAGGCGCCGGCGCGAATCGCCTTCGGCGGCAAACAATTCCGTACGGCTCGCCTCGCTCCAGTCGTCTGGTTCGAATGCGCGGGCCCCGGCCTGCAGCACGACTGCCTCCGGCAGGTGGCCGCGGCACCAGTCGACCAGCCACACGGCCGCTCCGACCGCGCTATCTGCCGTGGGTTGTTCACCGAGGGCTTCCAGGTAGCCGCTCTGAAAGCCCGTCGTGGTGCGCAACCACAAGGCGGCCAGCAACGCGGCCCGGTCGGGAAAGCGATGGTAGATCGACCCGCTGGGGGCGCCGACCGCACGCGCCACCGCATTCATCGTCAGCGCTCGCGCTCCCCCGGTGACGAACAAGCGCGCGGCCGCGTCCAGGAAATCGTCGGCCCGGTGCTGCGGCGGTCTACCCATGATCTAGAGAGTATGCTCTACTACTTTATTAGAGATGTATCTCTAATAAAATACGAACGGGAGGACCGCCCATGACCACACCCGACAGCCCCAAGCCCTTGGACGTCGCCAACCGGCTCTATGCCGCCTTCGCCTCGCACGACCGATCCGCGTTGGCAACACTGCTGCATCCCGACTTCACCGGCCGGGTCAGCGAGGGCATGCCATTCGGCCTCGGCGGCATCGTGCACAGCCCCGAACAGATGCTGCGCGACGTCTGGGGCGGCGCGTCCAAGTACTACGAAATAGCGCCGCACCCTGACGAATACGTCATCGCCGGCGAAAACCGCGTCATCGTCCTCGGTTACTACCGCGGTCGGTGCCGGACCACCGGGCGTCACTATGCGGCCGCGTTCACGCACGACATCACCGTCCGCGACGGGAAGATCGCGTCGCTGACCCAGATCACCGACACCAAGCCGTGGCACGACGCGCTGGCCGCCGGCTGACGGTTAGAGTTCGTGACTCAGCCGCAGGCAATCAGAACGGAGTCGCGATGCTCGTCGATCTGTCTCACACCATCCGCGCGGGGCTGGTGACCTACCCCGGACTGCCGGCGCCCACGATCAGCGACCACCTCACCCGCGAGGCGTCGCGCGACGTCTACGCCGCCGGCACCGAGTTCGCGATCGGCGCCATCACGATGGTCGGCAACACGGGCACCTACATCGACTCCCCGTTTCACCGCTACGAGAACGGTGCCGACCTGGCCGGCCTCGACTTGAACACCTTGGTGGACCTGCCGACGATCGTCGTCCACCGTCGGGAGGTTGCGGCGCGCGCCGTCGTTGCCGACGAGCTGCCCGATGACATCGAAGCCGGCAGTGCGGTGCTGATCGACACCGGCTGGGACCGGCACTTCGGCACCGAGGCCTACGGCGACGACGCACCATTCCTGTCCGAGGCCGCGACCGAGCTCCTGGTGAGCCGCGGGGTCGCGCTTGTCGGTATCGACTCGGTGAACATCGACGACGCCAGTCCGGCAGCAGCGGGTCGACGGCCCATCCATACCGCGCTGTTGGGCAACGGAATTCACGTCGTCGAGCACTTGACCAACCTGGCCGCACTGCCCGCCCGCGGCGCCCGCTTCACCGCTGTTCCGCCGCGGGTCGAAGGTTTCGGTACCTTTCCCGTCCGGGCATACGCGACCATCCCCGACTGACCGGGACTACCGTCGGCAACATGACCAGTTGGAAAGAGTTCGCGGGCGCCGCACCGCGAATCGCAACCACCTTTGTCCGCCGACATACCGCCACCGGAAACCTGTGCATGCTGGGCACTTTGCGCTCGGACGGGTTTCCCCGGATCAGCCCCATGGAGCCGCGGTTCTTCGAAGACGAGCTGTGGATCTCGGGTATGCCCAACACCACGAAGTTCAATGACCTCGCCCGCGATCCACGTTTCTGCCTGCACACCGCGACGGTCGACACGCACGTCGGCGATGGCGATGCGAAGTTATGGGGCGTCGTCGAGGACGTGCAGGACACGGCCCTGCATCGACGGTTCGCCGAGGCGCTGTACGAACAGACCGGCTTCGACATCCGCGGCCAGGAGTTCGAACACTGCTATCGCGCCGATCTGGTCGGGGCGTCTGCGGTCGAGGTGGACGACGGACACCTCGACATCACGGTGTGGAAGCCCGGCGAATCCGAGCAAGTCGTCCGCAAGCACTGATCCGCTCCGGTCGCGAGGCGATTGAGTCTGGCGATAAGTCTCGCTGGCAGAGTCGCGTGTGGCCCCGCCTCCCGCCACACAGAGGCAGAATGCTCTCCCACAGACCTTGAATGAATCATGGTCAATATCAGTGCTTTCCGCAGAGTCGACTGCGCAGCAACCCACACCGGCGCCCCGGCCATGGGACGCATCGGGATAGCAGCCGTGCGTCCGCCTGCGGTCAGATCAGGATGCGGTATCGGCGCCGTCAGCGACGATCGCCGCAGCGATGAGCAGAGGCGACCGATGTGAGGCCAAGGATGCCGCAACTGCAGCAATCTCGTGCGCTTCTCCGAGCCGTCCCTGAATACCGAAGTCCCGATACGTCACGACGAAATTCGACCCCCATGCCGCCTTGCTGTTCGAACATTTGTTCGATACGGTGTGTTATGGGAATCGCACCGGATCTCAACCCACTCCTCGACCACCTGCGCGGCGTGGTCGTCCCCGAGAACATGTCGGGCGAGGATGCCGTCAACGTCACGCGGCTACTGCTGCTGATCCGGGGCGTGGTCGATCATCTGGCCGCGACAATGACCGGGGTGCTGGACCGTTTGGGCGTGGCGGCGGCGCAGGGCCGGTCGCCGCGAGAGCTGTTGATGTCGTTGGGGTGTGCACCGTCGGTGGCTGAGCGGCTGATCCGGGTCGGTGCCGCGCTACCGCTGTTGCCCGCGCTCGCCGCCCATGCCGGCGATGGGGCGATCTCCGGTGAGCATGTCGACGCGATCGTCAAGGGCATCAACCACATTCAAGCCCGCGCACCCGGACCAGTCGACGAGCAAGCCCGGTTCGCGCAGGTGAGCGACCTGCTGGGCCAGTTCTTCTCAGGGGCGACGCCGGCTGAGATCGGTAATCGGGCGCGGCGGCTCGGCAACCGGCACGCCGCGGCTGAAGGCGGGCTGCCCGCGGCCGAAGACCGGTCGATCAACACCGTCGAGCACCGGGTCACCTCCGACGGGCGGGTCCAGGTCCGCGCGGACCTGGACGCCGAAGTCGGCGCCAAATACCTCGCCGCGATGGAAGAACACTCAGCACCACGACCCGAACCCGACGGAACCCCCGATATCCGCACGGCGGGGCGGCGGCGCGCCGATGCCCTGGAGGCGGTGCTGGACATCGCCGCCCGCGGCGGCGACACCGCCAGCGCGCCGCGCACCCAGCTGCTGGTGACAGTGC from Mycolicibacterium phocaicum includes the following:
- a CDS encoding flavin-containing monooxygenase: MTASPRAVPAPTAERQAPDHEVVIVGAGFGGIGAGIALQRRGIHDFVVLDKWDHVGGTWHANTYPGVAVDIPSVIYSFSYEQRGGWSRVFAPGNELRDYADDMVDKYGLRDKLRLNTTVTGATFDERNSMWRLMIDGGTEITGRHVVMAVGGLERPKLPDIPGLQDFGGALMHTALWDHDVELAGKRVAVIGTGATSLQLVPAIVDEVAHLTVFQRTPIWVFPKPDSMIHGVARAVLEIGQVRSALRAVGTVATEIGMGGVLTGPSWLVEATRKLAEAPVRAWMRSQITDPAIRDKLTPRYGLGCKRPSMSNDYLKTFNRSDVSLVTDSIEHITETGAVTADGVEHEVDVLICATGFKLWERDSVPPFPVVGRDGLDAAEFWAVNRFQAYQGVSVPGFPNMFMITGPYGFVLGSYLWMIEATAAHLSRAIAEAKRRGAREVEIRREVHDAYFQHCLARQQRNVLFTPTCAGSNTYYIDYHGDSPFRPTTHGEMYWQNRHYDLDVYRYGAGSADVHHVVATSKEAG
- a CDS encoding metal-dependent hydrolase — encoded protein: MAVRSEQYTSARTSRAVYPRTRRIRFRFNEEAGRKYFVAGDMVFSHFVAGLSGAFPPGEEGFIRSVRRFADRITDPELKKRVAGFIGQESMHGQEHRHLNEKLIAMGYPIAWWDSESFKDKRIRFEDRLPPHVHLALTAAAEHYTAVLAERVLSSDELQSIPADPEVWHLLNWHALEELEHKSVAFDVYRAVGGTERTRIAVMVAACALLLPVTLVSLAVSVGSDPVARRRPVHLARETYDLFTGPIFKGLLPDLAVYLRPGFHPDDVDTNALAQQWRDTLFGADGILVDHLR
- a CDS encoding HNH endonuclease, which gives rise to MGIAPDLNPLLDHLRGVVVPENMSGEDAVNVTRLLLLIRGVVDHLAATMTGVLDRLGVAAAQGRSPRELLMSLGCAPSVAERLIRVGAALPLLPALAAHAGDGAISGEHVDAIVKGINHIQARAPGPVDEQARFAQVSDLLGQFFSGATPAEIGNRARRLGNRHAAAEGGLPAAEDRSINTVEHRVTSDGRVQVRADLDAEVGAKYLAAMEEHSAPRPEPDGTPDIRTAGRRRADALEAVLDIAARGGDTASAPRTQLLVTVPADTPDLATLEFIGSISTMTLDRLTCDTTVTTMIVDGEQVPLDMGREKRLFPPHLRKALYHRDQCCIKCGAPPGRTHAHHIVHWTHHGETSLSNGCLLCPACHANVHHDGWDVVMGMDKHPWLIPPATVDPDRKPIPAYNRRTMRLDAAA
- a CDS encoding TetR/AcrR family transcriptional regulator, which produces MGRPPQHRADDFLDAAARLFVTGGARALTMNAVARAVGAPSGSIYHRFPDRAALLAALWLRTTTGFQSGYLEALGEQPTADSAVGAAVWLVDWCRGHLPEAVVLQAGARAFEPDDWSEASRTELFAAEGDSRRRLESAVRSLAKQTGRPDDQIAFALLDLPLAAVRRHLLAGEAPPKRVTTLVKSMVGLVLGGPAD
- a CDS encoding pyridoxamine 5'-phosphate oxidase family protein; its protein translation is MTSWKEFAGAAPRIATTFVRRHTATGNLCMLGTLRSDGFPRISPMEPRFFEDELWISGMPNTTKFNDLARDPRFCLHTATVDTHVGDGDAKLWGVVEDVQDTALHRRFAEALYEQTGFDIRGQEFEHCYRADLVGASAVEVDDGHLDITVWKPGESEQVVRKH
- a CDS encoding SDR family NAD(P)-dependent oxidoreductase → MKVNNLDPQLVVVTGGGSGIGRATAIRFARRVAHVVVSDIDLDSADATAAMIKGAGRRASAARLDVTDPDAWESFAREVRADHGVPDVVVNNAGILVSGPFLELSAADWDKQLSVNLMGVVHGCRVFGAQMAERGRGGHIVNIASAAAFTPTPVMAPYSVSKAGVKMLSECLRLELKPYGIGVSAICPGVINTNIGDRAVTVGVDPALVAQAQRLTRQLQEFAEMLPFAPMSPDLVARAVVRAVSYDLAVVPVRAEAWLGYVMHRLAPGINRRMTQPFSFDLVEKLAGPLLDRVTPAASTNAESMAHI
- a CDS encoding metal-dependent hydrolase yields the protein MSTDPITAHTAALPKVRRMRFQFGEPEPLHRHFVEGDIVFSHLVAVLSGSFPPGEESFIRSVRRFSDQITDPVLKKRVAGFIGQESVHGQEHRKLNTQLADMGYPLVRFLLFAPTSVRQKVVLRIEKLIPAKVHLAMTAAAEHYTAVLGARVLSDDEIQSIPGDPEVWRLLNWHAMEELEHKSVAFDVYRSVGGSERTRIAVMWFMYFLTIPVVTAAVALSILLDPTVWPRPITVLRQTYGVFRGPLLRGFLGEIAEYLRPGFHPDDVPTEELLARWQHDLFGAGGELVGYVR
- a CDS encoding cyclase family protein, with amino-acid sequence MLVDLSHTIRAGLVTYPGLPAPTISDHLTREASRDVYAAGTEFAIGAITMVGNTGTYIDSPFHRYENGADLAGLDLNTLVDLPTIVVHRREVAARAVVADELPDDIEAGSAVLIDTGWDRHFGTEAYGDDAPFLSEAATELLVSRGVALVGIDSVNIDDASPAAAGRRPIHTALLGNGIHVVEHLTNLAALPARGARFTAVPPRVEGFGTFPVRAYATIPD
- a CDS encoding TetR/AcrR family transcriptional regulator, translated to MPVDATRVAVRMSAPTGDARADRWRAHRATVKADLIEATLRAIDEYGPDLSIDDVVKTAGVPRPKLYRFFTDKETLFAAVGERMQELIVQRVMPCFHVTATALELVSSALTGYVELVAERPNLFRFVVGSHFSDDHSRTKLLDNGRNLSTAMTEVLAAMVRAHGGDADHLEYTADAILGAVALGVLRWLNEPTIDKDELIAQLTPAIWGAVSAAAAARGVVIAPDEQMALFGTAD
- a CDS encoding nuclear transport factor 2 family protein, with the protein product MTTPDSPKPLDVANRLYAAFASHDRSALATLLHPDFTGRVSEGMPFGLGGIVHSPEQMLRDVWGGASKYYEIAPHPDEYVIAGENRVIVLGYYRGRCRTTGRHYAAAFTHDITVRDGKIASLTQITDTKPWHDALAAG
- a CDS encoding glycoside hydrolase family 13 protein gives rise to the protein MTDPRWWSRAVFYQLYPRSFADSDGDGVGDLDGVTAHLDHLRALGVDALWLNPVMVSPMVDHGYDVADPRDVDPLFGGMAALDRLIAAADAAGIRVTMDLVPNHTSSAHPWFRAALAAGAGSPERARYLFRDGRGPDGALPPNNWTSVFGGPAWTRITEPDGGPGQWYLHLFDAAQPDLNWDNPEIAADLERTLRFWLDRGVAGFRIDVAHGMAKPADLPDMADPEGVMLATRVDDPRFNNDGVHAIHRGIRTVLDDYPEAATVGEVWVFDNEDFAKYLRPDELHLGFNFRLVRADFTAPAVREAIENSLAAAALADSPPTWTLSNHDVEREVSRYGDGAQGLSRARAMALVMLALPGAVFVYNGEELGLPNVELPDDVLQDPVWERSGHTERGRDGCRVPLPWSGDAAPYGFSSTAQTWLPMPGGWGPLTVAAQSADPESTLSLFRHAIELRRGRTVLGRSVQWLPTAPGLLAFQCEDGLVCLLNASSTTVDVPAGRVVLASGPLPDRRMPPDTALWLTYD